From Paenibacillus graminis:
CCTATTGCCTGATCACCAAAAGACTGTCCGGAAAGATACCTCCGCCTACCGGTTAAATGACAGCGATATTCATAAATTGACCCATACCATGATGCAGAAATTAAGGGAAGTAATTTAGACCGTAATCTTTTGTCGAAAACGGTCTGTTTCTCCCTAGCTATGCTCCGCCAACTGTACCTCAAAGCCGTCCGGGTCCAGGATGTAAAAGAACCGCAGGTGGGGGTTCGGCGTGATCGGCCCGCGCGCTACGGGGATACCCTGGCTTTTCAGGTACTCCATGGCCTCATCCAGCGATTTCACTTCAAACCCAACGGAAACACCGCATTCCGGTTTCAGGGCCGGATCGTTTCCCTGAATAAGCTCAAGCTTGGGGTGCGTCCCTGTGTCTAACATCACAATTTGTTTTCCTCTGCTCTCAAATCTGCGCTCAATCGGAAGCCCCAGAATCCCGTGATAGAAATTAAGGGAGGTCTCCAGATCGCGTACCCTCAGCGTAATCCAGTTCAGGCTCAGTTCCATGTTTTTAAATACTCCTCTGTGATTTTTCAATTTTATCATTATATATGTATTATAGAGTATAGCGGGCAATAGTCTATTTGAACCGGAGGAGCTATAGCAAATGGTCGATTTTGAGTGGTACAGAAGCTTTTGCATCATCTATAAATACAACTCGGTGTCCGAAGCGGCAAAGGTGCGGATGATGACCCAACCGGCAATGAGCCAGCACTTAGCCTCTCTGGAAGCTGAGGTGGGTGAAGCGTTATTCATCAGAACCCCGCGAAAAATGATTCCAACGGAACGGGGGAAGCAGTTGTATTCACAGCTGGCTCCGCTTATCGAATCGCTGGAGGAGGCCACGATGAATTTTAAGACGGCTTCGTTACCTACACTCACCTTTATAAAAATAGGGACAGCACATGAATTTTATACGGAAAAGATCCTTCCTCAG
This genomic window contains:
- a CDS encoding VOC family protein; this translates as MELSLNWITLRVRDLETSLNFYHGILGLPIERRFESRGKQIVMLDTGTHPKLELIQGNDPALKPECGVSVGFEVKSLDEAMEYLKSQGIPVARGPITPNPHLRFFYILDPDGFEVQLAEHS